The Jaculus jaculus isolate mJacJac1 chromosome 3, mJacJac1.mat.Y.cur, whole genome shotgun sequence genome includes the window TGTTGCCTCCTTATAGATTATAGCAGTCATGGGACCTGGGAACCCAATGTGGGAGAAATGCCTATAGCAATAAGTGAAAATTATAAACATATCCATTCACACTTCATTGAAAGAGTAAAATGATACAGCATGCATAAAGAGTGATGGCTTGTTTACAGTTAAAATCTATGAAAGTAATCATTCTTCAAAggataacatttaaatttttaacctaaaaaataaaatgatatctcATATGTTGTTATTTTAGTAAACATAGTTATTTTTATCAGAGTCACTTCTCAGATTTACCTGTTTTGTGAATAAGCATTTAAATTTTGCTTGATTTTCTAGTATATTTATTTCTAGTCTTAAAAATGgtaggatgagggctggagagatggcttaatggttaaagcacttgcctgcaaagtccaaggacccatgtttgactctccagatcccaagtaagccacacgcagaaagtgacacatgcacatggtcacacatgcatgtaagtggcacacacatatggagttcaattacagtggctggaggcactggcatgccaattctctcttgctttctttctctctcataaaaaaacggTAAGATGGCTTTTACAGTGTATATTTAAAGTACGCAACATagtatttttgaggcaggcctGGTGATAGATGCCAGTAATCTCACCACTTAGGAAGCTGAAGCATGAGGGTCACAGGTGAAGACCAGTTTTGTCTGTGGAGTGAATCCCAGGCCACCCTGGGGTATGCAGTGCgttcctgtctcaaacaacaacactAAAGACTTAATTGCGACATGATAACAGCATATAAATAGTTTTAAAGGTTACAGCGAAGTAAATTAACGTCAACTCAGATTCTTTGTTTCTCAAACCTACATAGACTGAAGGACACGCAGGGAGCACTGTGACAGTCTCCTCACAAGTCACCTGGTGGTCCAGGTGAAGGCTGGTAATGTAGCAAACTCAGAAGTTTCCCCACTGATACTATTAAAACACGCAGGAGCAAAAAGAAAACTGCTAAAAGGCAGACCTCAATGACACAATTATGGACACTGATTAATAATATACCAAGTTTTGCAGTGCTGCAGTGCCATCCTTATAGGTATCTGCTTGTTCTACGAAAAGAACCACCTGTCATGGGAGAGGAGAAGCACAACCCTGTGACAGAATTCATCAGCAGCCTAAAATAGATGTTAGCAGACAGCGCCATTTCCTATAATAGTCTATTTTGTGGGGCAAAGGAGATAGCTCAGGGGCTAAAAGGGTTGGCTTGCAGTCTGTCAGCCTGGACTGGCTTGCGTTGAATtacctagcacccatataaagccagatacacaaagtgacacatgtgtctggagttcatttgcaatggcaagaggccctctctcatctcccttcctcaccctctctttatttgtttacaaacaaataagaatgttttttaaaatctattttgcaGTTATTCTCCTAAGAGCACCTTTGACATCTTTGCTCCTCAGGCTATAAATGATGGGGTTCAGCATGCACGTCACTGCTGAGTAATACACAGATATTATGTGTTGAAAAGATGTATTGAAAGTTTACAACATAAAGTTGTAATGGGGTGAAATCTGCTTTAATTCGTTACTTGCAAACCACATCATGACCAGATGGACCTGTAAGCAATACTGTACTCTTCTGAGAACTGTGGTCAAGTCTAGAATGGCTCACACTTTACAGTGAGAATGATTCTTTCTTGTTGGcgctttttaatgttttgtttaattttgttttttgaggtaggatctcactgtagctcaggctgacctggaattcactatggagtctcagggtggcttcgaactcaaggtgatcttcctacctctgcctccaaattgttaggattaaaggtatgtgccaccacatccagcttttattgGTACTTTTAACTTTCCAAGAAGAGAAGACTGAGCGGTTAAAAGTACTTTGTTCTCAGGTCTGACAAACCACAGgttcccagaacccgtgtaatGTCAGATCCACATCTGTCATCTCAAACAGCCCATGGCTATGGGAGCCAGAGCCAGAAGAATCCCAAATCTCATGGGCCAGTACttgcagaggaagaacaggagagaccctgcctcaaataagaaggaaaggaaggacaaACATCTTGAGATGGCCTTTGACTTCCATATATATGCTGTGATAAAATCATGCACATaaatatactctctctctctgtatctatctatcacacacacaccccacacagaaAATGATTCAAGAAGAGAAAAATTCAAACTCACTTCAAATTGGCAGAATACTGTGGAAAAAACAACTTGGTTTAAAATTTATAACCTAATTTCAGATGTGTGGAAATGAGTTGTTCATGtgctaattttcttgatgctgttCTACCTACAGGAATAACCATTCATGGGAGAGGAGAACCGCACCTCTGTGACAGAATTCATCTTCCTGGGCCTCTCACAGGACCCACACACCcagctcctcctcttcttcctcttcctggcCATCTACCTGCTCACCGTGCTGGGGAACCTGCTGATCATTGTGCTCATCCACGTGGACTCCAGGCTCCACACACCCATGTACTTTTTCCTCAGAAACCTGTCCTTTGCTGATCTCTGCTTTTCCACCACCACAGTCCCCCAGGTGCTGGTCCACTTCCTGGTAAAGAGAAAGACCATTTCCTTGGCTGGATGCTCAACACAGATAGTGGTCTTACTCCTGGTTGGCTGTACAGAGTGTGCACTCCTAGCTGTGATGTCCTACGACCGGTACGTGGCTGTCTGCAAACCGCTGCACTACTCCACCATCATGACACACGGGGTTTGTGTCCAGCTGGCTGCTGGGTCCTGGGCCAGTGGAGCATTTGTGTCTCTGGTGGACACCACGTTCACATTGCGTCTTCCTTACCGAGGAAACAACATCATAAACCATTTTTTCTGTGAACCACCTGCCCTCCTGAAGCTGGCTTCAGCAGACACTTACAGCACAGAAATGGCCATCTTTGCAATGGGTGTGGTCATACTCCTGGCACCTGTCTCCCTCATCCTCATCTCCTACTGGAATATCATCTCCACCGTGATCCAGATGCAGTCTGGAGAGGGGAGGCTCAAGGTCTTCTCCACCTGTGGGTCTCATCTCATTGTCGTTGTTTTCTTCTATGGCTCAGCAATATTTGCCTACATGAGACCAAATTCCAAGATAATGAATGAAGGGGACAAAATGATTTCTGTGTTTTACTCAGCAGTGACTCCCATGCTAAACCCCATCATTTATAGCCTGAGGAACAAGGATGTCAAAGGGGCTCTTAGGAGAATAACAATGATATAATAGTTTGGTAACTGAAGATATCATTATGATGATGGTTGTAGAGATATGGAGAAAAGGAATTTTCTTGCAAATCTTGTCTTCTTTAAACTCTTTCCTCAACTACATTTTTCCTTCtgctttcctctactttttctaaCAGCTCCATTAATTCCTTTTTCCAAGGATGGCAAAGTTATAAATATGGGAAAAATTGtagtaaagcaaaagaaaaagtaaaggaacAAATAATTAATGAAGGGAGGAatgggaaaaatgaaatatgagaTGAAtgtaggaagaaagaatggggacAAAGTATCTTCTTTCTTtactcatacaaataaatatgaaaaccaAAAGAAGCAGTCTTTTAATTACATCCAAAAATCCAATAAACTCTCACAAATGTGAGAATATGTTTCTATTTATATAGTTTATGCATTCATTTAGCCTTCATACTTTGAAAACATATATGTGTAAAGCCCAATTTTGGACATTTCATGTAAACATTGAAAATTACTAAGCTATTTCTAACATGGCCTTTAATTCCCAATAATTTCTGAAGTTGAATAAGGTATATTCTGACttttgatggggctggaggggtgacttggcagttaaagtgcttgcccgcaAATGCAATGGTCTCAGGTTCATTTCtatagtacctgtgtaaagccagatagatgggctggtgcatgtctggagttcatttgtggtggctagaggccctggtgtggccattttctctctctgtgtctttccttcaagtaaataaataaaatatttttaattttttaaacaaatgctaTAAGAATGTTGTAAAGTTAAGAAATTAATTAAAGTAAAGCTACAAATAAGATGAAAACATCTAAGTGAGAGGTTTCTTGAATTCAGAAATATAGAAATTGGTCAATATGTAATTATGAAGAGGACATATTTATGGAACAATCTCTAAAAATGATGAGAATGCAAGAAATGAAAGTCCAGCAAACTATCTTTGGCCTTGGTAGGTCATTGACCTTAACAATATGGACCACAGTTTACAAAATACAATATAAGATCTTATATAGCCTGAAGGATGCTCACTTAATTTAATTCTTCTGCAAgtgtatatccagttttctcagtgcTGTTTGTTGAAGATACTCTTTTTCCACCCTTGATAACTTTTGCAAAGATTAAGTGACAGGAGCTGTGGTAACTTCAGCAATAGGAACTTACCATCTAGTATTTATCCTTTCTACTTTCCATTTAGTCGAAATCCACTTTTAAAAGGCCTTGAGAATTAGGATGGTTATTAGATTTAATTTATACACTATTTATCATACAATTATTTTTGAATAATGATTCCACCAGTACCTCTTATATCTGATAAACACCTTCAGAAAAGTCATCATATAAAAATCAGTATCCTCATATGTTCATACAGTAtagttcacaattaataaaaataaaaaacaaagtaaaaattctTAAACCAAAATGCACAAGACATCTAGGGTATGGAGGAaattggaaagtttttttttttaattaattaagcaGCAAAGAATGTCAGTGATGTCAGAAATGTTTCAGGAAATACTGAAAGGATTTTACTGGATATAAAACTTTAAAGGTCACTGGTGCCTCAAATGTCAGAATGAAGTTTGGTAAAGAATATTACTAAATGTTTGAGTAAGACTGAGCAACTTATCTTGAAGTGATAATCAATAtggatggagtgtgtgtgtgtgtgagagagagagagagggagagagagagagaaagagacaaagagagagagagatcgtgTGTATAGCAGGAGATGAAAGTAAAAGAAGCTTATGCTTTCTACATGTAAGGCATCAAGAGCAgcacaaatatgaaaataaatacattcctCCAACAAAAATCAGCATCTTTCCttattttgcaaaaaaaataagTGGAAGCATGCCAATCACaatatactttttaaacttattcataaacctaaccaaggaaatgaaagatactTACAACAAAAACTGAATTATTGAAGAAATTGAAAGGGACAAAGGTAAATGGATAGACTTCCCAGTCTTAAATTTATAGaaataatatgataaaaataGACATAGTATCAAAAGACTCAAGAAAATATCCATGAAAATCCCAATTACATTCTtcaaagaattagaaaaaaactctcaaaattcatatggaagtacAAACATCTCCAAAGAGCCAAAACTATGATAAACATTAATAATAATGTTGCAGATATCACAACTTCCCATCTCACACTATGCTACAAGCCTACAATGACAAAACAGAATGGTAATGCACAAAACAAACATATTCCAACGGAATTGACTAGAGCACTCAGAAATAAACCCCTACAGCTAGTCTCTTAATAGTTGACAAAGGTATCATTAACAGCTgttgggaaaacaaaaacaaacaaacaaatataaacaacctcttcaacaaatggcgctGAGAATACTGGATATACACACGCAGAAGAATAGAGTTAGAtccttcaaaaaaattaattcaaaatgtatCACAAACATCAATGTAAGCTctgaactctgaaactgctagaggaaaaagtgggcAGAGCACTTTAAGATGTAGACAAGAACTTTATGAAGAGGACTCCAAACGCAGTGTAAACTTCTAGGAATTGACCAATGAGTTTGATGAGATTAAAGAATATCCAAGGTAAATGAAAGACTCAGGATGGGCACAACCTACACCATAGGAGAGAACCGTTACCGActgtacatctgatagaggaataATACGTAGACTCCGTAAAGAGTTGAAAAAGTTAAGGAAAggtataaataaattgaagagaCAGTTCTCAAATGAAATGCAAATGGCCAGCAAATATTTGACAAAGTAGTCAACATCTTTAGCCAATAGGAAATATAAATTAGAactgttttgagggctggagagatggcctagtggttaagcgcttgcctgtgaagcctaaggaccccggtttgaggctcggttccccaggtcccacattagccagatgcataagggggctcatgcatctggagttcgtttgcagaggctggaagccctggcgcgcccattctctctctccctctatctgtctttctctctgtgtctgttgctctcaaataaataaataaaaaaattaaaaaaaactgttttgagattccatctcaccccaacCATAAATAATATAATCAAGAAAATAACAGTAACTTCTGTCTATAACTGGAGGAAATAGGAACACTTTCACAAGTCTGCTGGGAATACAAATTGGTTCAATCATTGCTGAAATCATTATAGAGGTTGATCCTAAAACTAAAATGAGAACTACCATTTAACTTAGCAATACCACTTTGGGGTATAAATCCATAGCAGTTCAAGTCAACATATCACAGAGATACCTGTGCATCCatattcataatacctaagaaatggaaccaggccAGATGCCCAA containing:
- the LOC123459499 gene encoding olfactory receptor 2D3-like, with the translated sequence MGEENRTSVTEFIFLGLSQDPHTQLLLFFLFLAIYLLTVLGNLLIIVLIHVDSRLHTPMYFFLRNLSFADLCFSTTTVPQVLVHFLVKRKTISLAGCSTQIVVLLLVGCTECALLAVMSYDRYVAVCKPLHYSTIMTHGVCVQLAAGSWASGAFVSLVDTTFTLRLPYRGNNIINHFFCEPPALLKLASADTYSTEMAIFAMGVVILLAPVSLILISYWNIISTVIQMQSGEGRLKVFSTCGSHLIVVVFFYGSAIFAYMRPNSKIMNEGDKMISVFYSAVTPMLNPIIYSLRNKDVKGALRRITMI